A stretch of the Fusarium musae strain F31 chromosome 2, whole genome shotgun sequence genome encodes the following:
- a CDS encoding hypothetical protein (EggNog:ENOG41): MDEKIGKMAQAPRSDDHEVASSASIYIDPEREAAVRRKFDIYVVPVSVIYLVMSSLDRNNLTVLIHLSLMVAKIKLGNARVFGFDEDVGLKSGQFGNIQTLSSVCTVLFEMPWVLATRRWGAKRAIGTSFVLWSICTLGTAFIHTYGQAIACRMLLNAAEAGLAQAFAFLFSTIYPRELAGKRVMTTNLAQCISGAFGGLFAYAVQKMGSRHGFAAWRWLFIVEFGLTVVICGIGLIFLPGKVEEAWFLSEEEKETMRMKKERDYITRGEDKFEKKWIKIALTDPFVYLLGVAFFTSSVAINGFGVFLPTIISGLGFASLKVNYMTIPVYALGAISLCIQVYYSDKLRKRGAFIVACCIPVAVGYLMCVGSRDPNVGYAGMFVLVIGLYPISTLAVTWITTNLAPDTKRAIGQPFAYSLANVSNLVSGQLYPTNQGPRYVPGNAISAGLTIVAGILYASCWLLLRRRNAKKARLTAEGAITNGKEGDESLEFTYIL, from the exons ATGGATGAGAAGATAGGAAAAATGGCCCAAGCGCCCAGATCCGATGATCACGAGGTAGCCTCGTCGGCGAGTATCTACATCGATCCCGAAAGAGAAGCAGCAGTCAGACGCAAGTTCGACATCTATGTTGTGCCTGTTTCGGTCATCTATCTTGTCATGTCATCACTCGATCGCAACAAT TTGACTGTACTCATTCATTTGTCGCTAATGGTTGCGAAAATCAAGCTCGGAAATGCCCGTGTGTTCGGTTTCGATGAAGACGTCGGCCTGAAAAGCGGACAATTCGGTAATATCCAGACTCTCTCAAGTGTCTGTACCGTCCTTTTCGAGATGCCATGGGTCCTGGCTACGCGACGCTGGGGAGCCAAGAGGGCAATCGGCACCTCATTTGTTCTGTGGAGCATTTGCACGCTTGGTACTGCCTTTATCCACACATATGGCCAGGCCATTGCTTGTCGGATGCTGCTcaatgctgctgaggctggtcTCGCACAGGCCTTCGCCTTTTTGTTCTCGACTATCTACCCCCGTGAATTGGCTGGAAAGCGTGTCATGACGACCAACTTGGCGCAGTGCATATCCGGGGCCTTTGGGGGTCTTTTTGCTTATGCCGTTCAAAAAATGGGATCTCGCCATGGTTTTGCTGCATGGAGATGGCTCTTTATTGTTGAGTTCGGCCTGACCGTGGTTATCTGTGGCATTGGTTTGATCTTTCTGCCTGGCAAAGTTGAGGAGGCATGGTTCCtgagtgaagaagaaaaggagaccATGCGtatgaagaaagaaagagactACATAACCAGAGGCGAGGACAAGTTCGAGAAGAAGTGGATCAAGATTGCGTTGACGGATCCGTTTGTCTACCTTCTCGGCGTTGCATTCTTCACGTCATCCGTAGCCATCAATGGCTTCGGCGTGTTTTTGCCCACAATCATCTCTGGACTTGG CTTTGCTTCTCTCAAAGTCAACTACATGACGATCCCTGTGTATGCCCTGGGTGCTATATCTCTTTGCATTCAGGTCTATTACTCCGACAAGCTTAGGAAGCGAGGTGCTTTTATTGTGGCTTGCTGCATACCTGTAGCTGTCGGATATCTCATGTGTGTGGGTTCCAGAGACCCTAATGTCGGTTACGCGGGCATGTTTGTCCTAGTGATAG GGTTGTATCCCATCTCAACATTGGCTGTTACGTGGATCACGACCAACTTGGCCCCAGACACTAAGCGCGCAATTGGTCAACCCTTTGCATACAGTCTTGCTAATGTCTCTAACCTTGTTTCTGGTCAGCTTTACCCCACCAACCAGGGCCCACGTTATGTCCCGGGCAATGCCATCTCAGCTGGGCTCACCATCGTTGCGGGAATTCTTTACGCATCATGCTGGCTCTTGCTAAGGAGACGGAATGCAAAGAAAGCAAGGCTGACCGCTGAAGGCGCTATCACCAACGGCAAGGAAGGCGATGAAAGTCTTGAATTTACCTATATCCTATAG
- a CDS encoding hypothetical protein (EggNog:ENOG41), protein MDPELLDDQRRLWHCTYYFDRMLAITLGRPFGIIDESTRVQIPNPWTGSRKDLTQPVVDFDLHMRRAHNHLFSLMRLESEIKHVHHTQTWSSARLAAPRPNWKAWLQGVQPRLQEWQATIPDPKKAHPSSIFRCDAYWDVMYYNAVLLLYRPHSSGAHVSSEELLVCFEASTKVIAGLKILQQEGRVEMLWKSVHQLFLAGLGVIYGIWRSGDVLAHHSIGTCIATLQSCGSTLSAMSETFKGASGCRNAFDVLSSTTINWLVTKDAEDTRQSRLEFESHVKDLPEHLRLPREETLLAEDRGMDNMLDILSMNHFDLSELLNNAAQWPGPDELDYIMSDYPDAGFELDVAIAGNL, encoded by the coding sequence ATGGACCCTGAGCTACTAGACGACCAGAGACGACTTTGGCATTGCACCTACTACTTCGATCGTATGCTTGCTATTACCCTTGGCCGCCCATTTGGGATAATTGATGAGAGTACACGTGTCCAAATTCCGAATCCCTGGACTGGATCGCGCAAAGACCTGACACAGCCAGTCGTTGACTTCGATCTCCACATGCGGAGAGCACATAATCATCTCTTCTCGTTGATGCGGCTTGAATCTGAGATCAAGCACGTTCACCACACTCAGACCTGGTCTTCTGCCAGACTGGCGGCGCCTCGGCCTAATTGGAAAGCCTGGCTACAAGGCGTACAGCCGCGCCTCCAAGAGTGGCAGGCAACTATCCCTGATCCGAAGAAGGCGCACCCTTCGTCTATCTTCCGCTGTGATGCCTACTGGGACGTCATGTACTACAATGCCGTTCTGTTACTCTATCGCCCTCACTCGTCCGGCGCGCATGTATCAAGCGAGGAGTTGCTCGTTTGCTTTGAGGCTTCAACCAAAGTAATTGCTGGCCTCAAGATCCTGCAACAAGAAGGGAGGGTCGAGATGCTCTGGAAGTCAGTTCACCAACTTTTTTTGGCAGGCCTCGGAGTCATCTATGGTATTTGGCGCTCAGGCGATGTATTGGCTCACCATTCCATCGGCACATGCATTGCAACACTGCAATCATGTGGCTCGACTCTATCGGCAATGTCGGAAACCTTCAAAGGCGCCAGTGGATGCAGGAATGCTTTCGACGTACTGTCATCCACAACAATCAACTGGCTTGTTACCAAAGATGCCGAGGACACGAGGCAAAGCCGATTGGAATTTGAGAGCCACGTCAAGGACCTACCGGAACACTTACGACTCCCTCGGGAGGAGACTCTACTAGCTGAGGACCGCGGCATGGATAATATGCTGGATATTCTGTCCATGAACCATTTCGATCTCAGCGAGCTCTTGAACAATGCCGCGCAGTGGCCAGGGCCTGATGAGTTGGATTATATTATGAGTGATTACCCCGACGCTGGATTTGAACTCGATGTTGCTATAGCTGGTAATTTATAA
- a CDS encoding hypothetical protein (EggNog:ENOG41): MPLNVAVLGSGLGGIAAAISLRRQGHHVTLYERYDFTGEVGSNISCASNGTRFLEKWGVDIQRARPVILTDMVWHDWAKGDITSSYPFGDYKGKFGTHYYSFHRPDIHSELKRTATASEGEGPPAKLLLNHKAIKVDAEKGWVKFENGLEITADLVIAADGIRSNTRAEIGVETNATPSSSCCYRCIVPYEKLEKLGLTEYVTRNAIEYWGGMGIEKIVMSPAGGGSMICCYCFYPASLNDTRDDGWNVSATPEQLVETFKTIEPNMKRLFAEAEDIKMWRLYDHKPYEYWVKGKVALSGDAAHPMMPDQSQGAVSAFEDAAALGLLFSESNLAKKSVEQLLKKYESLRKPRATMLQAASLRARLDLTERIGWSSVDTKPGKLT, translated from the exons ATGCCTCTCAACGTCGCCGTTCTTGGATCTGGCCTCGGTGGCATCGCTGCCGCCATCTCCCTTCGCCGCCAGGGCCATCATGTTACTCTCTATGAGCGATACGACTTTACAGGTGAAGTTGGTTCCAACATTTCTTGCGCGTCAAACGGCACTCGGTTCCTCGAGAAGTGGGGAGTTGACATCCAGAGAGCCCGTCCTGTTATTCTTACCGATATGGTCTGGCACGACTGGGCCAAGGGAGACATCACATCCTCGTATCCCTTTGGTGACTACAAGGGCAAGTTTGGCACCCATTACTACAGCTTTCATCGACCCGACATCCACTCCGAGTTGAAGCGAACTGCAACTGCGAGTGAAGGCGAGGGTCCTCCAGCCAAGCTATTGCTGAACCATAAGGCCATCAAAGTGGATGCGGAGAAGGGTTGGGTTAAGTTTGAGAATGGCTTGGAGATCACAGCAGACCTTGTTATTGCCGCAGATGGCATTCGT TCGAACACAAGAGCCGAAATTGGAGTCGAGACTAACGCTACGCCTTCGTCTTCGTGCTGCTACCGCTGTATTGTCCCTTACGAAAAGCTTGAAAAGCTTGGACTGACCGAATATGTGACCCGCAATGCTATCGAGTACTGGGGAGGCATGGGTATCGAGAAGATCGTCATGTCCCCGGCCGGTGGCGGCTCCATGATCTGCTGCTACTGCTTCTACCCAGCCTCACTTAACGACACTCGCGACGATGGCTGGAACGTTTCTGCTACGCCCGAGCAGCTGGTTGAGACATTCAAGACAATCGAACCGAATATGAAGAGACTCTTCGCCGAGGCAGAGGACATCAAGATGTGGCGGCTCTACGATCACAAGCCCTATGAATACTgggtcaagggcaaggtcgCACTTTCAGGAGACGCCGCTCATCCCATGATGCCTGATCAGAGCCAGGGAGCTGTGAGTGCCTTTGAGGATGCTGCAGCACTTGGTCTGCTATTTTCTGAGTCTAATCTTGCCAAAAAATCTGTGgagcagcttctcaagaagtaCGAGTCTCTTCGTAAGCCTAGAGCCACTATGCTTCAAGCTGCAAGCTTAAGAGCTCGTCTCGATCTTACTGAGAGAATTGGATGGAGTTCTGTCGATACTAAACCGGGCAAGCTGACTTGA
- a CDS encoding hypothetical protein (EggNog:ENOG41), whose protein sequence is MTKNSFSAPPILPATRLHNPTDNLTILEPLSRRGSGPGLIILVPETGTATSNTLRIDGCVPSPLMKWAEEGYTVAEITEGGLANPGEALSLALKELEATKSTEPKNVVGVIAYSTPFWDLVAPHVDSFPQISGVVIFGDIGDNDASAIASSKVPQLHHLAGKTSKRLQRTKAVTAYNYPETTSYLFGTPFSQDFSYNMESVSHSRSLSFLKPLMNGPYFDLEVIWDEHTYWEFENRSVENTMSTMVQEPYVNHVPTMTGGIGREKLTAFYRDHFIFQNPPDTETYLISRSLGIDRVIDEFLFICTHHSQIDWLAPGIPPTGRKLEIPFTAVVNIRGDRLYHEHIGWDQGTVLAQLGLMPSYLPYPHPVPNSQGQEKLEYRVPVAGVETANKMRDKEAVESNEMFAFGLRKV, encoded by the exons ATGACGAAAAACAGTTTCTCCGCGCCTCCAATTCTCCCCGCTACTCGTCTGCACAACCCTACAGACAACCTTACAATTCTGGAACCGCTTAGCAGACGGGGTTCCGGACCAGGATTAATCATCCTCGTGCCCGAGACTGGCACAGCCACCAGTAATACACTGCGGATTGACGGATGTGTGCCGTCTCCGTTGATGAAATGGGCTGAAGAGGGCTACACTGTCGCTGAGATCACAGAGGGTGGGCTAGCCAACCCTGGTGAAGCTCTGAGTCTGGCGCTAAAGGAGCTCGAAGCTACGAAGTCGACTGAGCCCAAGAACGTCGTTGGTGTCATAG CATACTCGACGCCGTTTTGGGACCTAGTAGCTCCACATGTCGACTCATTCCCCCAGATCTCAGGTGTTGTAATCTTCGGCGATATTGGGGATAACGATGCATCTGCAATCGCTTCCTCAAAGGTCCCACAGCTGCATCATCTTGCTGGGAAGACCTCCAAACGCTTACAGCGTACAAAAGCGGTGACGGCCTACAACTACCCGGAAACAACATCGTACTTGTTCGGCACTCCCTTCAGCCAAGACTTCAGTTACAACATGGAATCTGTTTCTCACAGTCGAAGtctgagcttcttgaagccTCTTATGAACGGACCATACTTTGATCTAGAAGTTATCTGGGACGAACATACCTATTGGGAGTTCGAAAACCGATCCGTGGAGAACACCATGAGCACTATGGTACAAGAGCCATATGTTAATCATGTGCCTACA ATGACAGGTGGGATTGGCCGTGAGAAGCTGACTGCCTTCTACCGCGACCACTTCATTTTCCAGAATCCTCCAGATACGGAAACCTACCTTATTAGCAGATCCCTTGGCATTGATCGAGTCATCGACgagtttctttttatatgCACTCATCATTCCCAGATTGACTGGCT TGCACCAGGGATTCCTCCCACAGGGCGAAAGCTTGAAATACCATTCACTGCTGTTGTCAATATTCGAGGAGACCGGCTTTATCATGAACACATTGGCTGGGATCAGGGAACAGTGCTAGCGCAGTTGGGTTTAATGCCTTCCTACCTGCCATACCCTCATCCAGTGCCCAATTCGCAGGGTCAAGAGAAATTGGAATACCGCGTCCCAGTAGCTGGTGTGGAGACTGCCAACAAGATGAGGGACAAAGAGGCTGTAGAGTCGAATGAGATGTTTGCGTTTGGTCTTCGTAAAGTCTGA
- a CDS encoding hypothetical protein (EggNog:ENOG41): protein MATFLVYEKAVQTAYSVVDKRELSSMGVTGINLGAGLVAGLAAAVVSQPADTMLSKINKERAVVGESTSRRLFRIASELGLRGAYTGMQARAVMVSGMTAVQFGIYGDIKKIFGATDGVELSERFVSVDSYSEELQQAAV, encoded by the exons ATGGCAACATTTCTAGTCTACGAGAAAGCCGTCCAGACAGCATATAGCGTTGTAGACAAGAGAGAGCTCTCGTCAATGGGGGTTACTGGTATTAACCTTGGTGCTGGGCTTGTCGCTGGATTGGCCGCCGCCGTCGTCTCTCAGCCGGCCGATACAATGCTGAGTAAAATCAACAAGGAAAGAGCAGTCGTAGGCGAAAGTACATCCCGTCGCTTATTTCGCATTGCTTCTGAGCTTGGACTACGCGGTGCCTACACAGGCATGCAAGCACGTGCAGTTATGGTTAGTGGCATGACGGCAGTGCAGTTTGGCATCTACGGAGACATAAAGAAG ATCTTTGGGGCAACCGATGGAGTGGAGTTGAGCGAGCGCTTCGTTTCTGTAGACTCTTATTCAGAAGAACTGCAGCAGGCGGCCGTGTAG
- a CDS encoding hypothetical protein (EggNog:ENOG41): MSERVGTTEIIDKFGTKRMLRGILNPVVIPTAVISFFNFITVHGLSFFLPTIVRTIFPQHSVQNQQLLTVPPNVLGTIMCMLFCYISWKVDKRGIFLIICAPFSMVGYSMFLATSNPHVRYAATFLPVCGIFALGAFPNAHVSANVISDTSRSSAVAFNVMLGNIGGLVSTWAFLPFDGSEYRIGNGLNLAAQSSIFLIGICMYFAIERSNKRRSAVDVERELAGKTLSEIQDLEWRHPGFRWEN; this comes from the coding sequence ATGTCAGAGAGAGTCGGGACAACCGAGATTATCGACAAGTTTGGCACCAAAAGAATGCTCCGAGGCATCCTGAACCCAGTGGTGATCCCAACAGCCGTGAtatccttcttcaacttcatcactGTTCATGGCCTGTCCTTTTTCCTTCCTACCATTGTTCGCACAATATTTCCTCAGCACTCTGTCCAAAACCAGCAGCTTCTCACGGTTCCGCCAAACGTTCTGGGCACGATCATGTGCATGCTATTCTGCTATATAAGCTGGAAGGTGGACAAGCGCGGCATCTTCCTTATCATCTGTGCACCGTTCTCAATGGTAGGATACAGCATGTTTCTGGCAACGTCTAACCCGCATGTGCGCTATGCAGCAACATTTCTGCCAGTATGCGGCATCTTCGCGTTGGGAGCATTCCCCAATGCACACGTCTCGGCAAACGTCATCTCGGATACTTCTCGGTCCTCGGCGGTCGCCTTCAACGTGATGCTTGGTAACATTGGAGGTTTGGTATCAACTTGGGCATTCCTCCCTTTCGATGGTTCAGAGTATCGCATCGGTAACGGTCTCAATCTGGCAGCACAGTCATCTATCTTTTTGATTGGCATCTGCATGTACTTTGCGATTGAGAGGAGTAACAAGAGAAGGTCAGCGGTGGATGTGGAGAGGGAATTAGCTGGCAAGACTTTGTCGGAGATCCAAGACCTCGAATGGCGACACCCAGGCTTCAGATGGGAGAATTAA
- a CDS encoding hypothetical protein (EggNog:ENOG41), whose product MNAAVQSPVLDAFAVDVVDTQVVRWPRLHQTHPSIRQQKHLDTQGRTVFFEGGFDTSAPPGSGLYYYIWRDIRYPNP is encoded by the exons ATGAATGCCGCCGTTCAAAGTCCCGTTTTGGATGCATTCGCTGTCGACGTCGTCGA CACTCAAGTGGTGCGATGGCCTAGACTCCATCAAACGCACCCGTCGATCCGACAGCAGAAGCACCTCGATACGCAAGGGCGAACCGTCTTCTTTGAAGGGGGTTTCGATACCTCAGCCCCCCCTGGATCTGGACTCTACTACTACATCTGGCGCGATATCCGATACCCCAACCCCTGA
- a CDS encoding hypothetical protein (EggNog:ENOG41): MVAVAKENPTDVSLYARYALAGAFCCAFTHAVLTPVDVVKTRIQLDPIAYSSSLSKSARHIVSAEGPGALLTGLGPTIAGYCLQGAFKFGGYEYFKARAVDYLGQSTAANNRNAVYLGSAAAAEFLGDIALCPFESVRIRLVSQPGYATGCVSGLAKLAREEGMSGLYSGLGPILLKQYARPDQPLSL; this comes from the exons ATGGTTGCTGTAGCAAAGGAGAATCCCACGGATGTATCTTTATACGCAAGATATGCCCTCGCTGGCGCCTTCTGTTGCGCCTTCACTCACGCTGTTCTAACTCCCGTCGATGT CGTCAAAACAAGGATCCAACTCGACCCGATCGCGTACAGCAGCAGTCTATCCAAGAGTGCACGCCACATAGTTTCAGCAGAAGGACCAGGGGCTCTCTTGACCGGTTTAGGTCCCACTATCGCCGGCTATTGCCTCCAGGGTGCTTTCAAATTTGGCGGTTACGAGTACTTCAAAGCTCGTGCAGTAGACTATCTGGGACAATCGACGGCTGCTAATAACCGAAACGCCGTTTACCTAGGTTCAGCTGCCGCGGCCGAGTTCCTTGGCGATATTGCACTGTGTCCATTCGAATCTGTTCGAATACGGCTGGTATCTCAGCCTGGCTATGCCACCGGCTGCGTGAGCGGTCTAGCAAAGCTAGCAAGAGAAGAGGGTATGAGTGGCCTCTACTCCGGCCTGGGTCCTATTCTCCTCAAACAGTACGCTCGGCCAGACCAACCCTTGTCGCTATGA
- a CDS encoding hypothetical protein (EggNog:ENOG41): protein MSESYDLVVIGSGWFGLGASKAYIETHPDEKVAILEANDSIGGTWSANRLYPGLKSNNMIGTYEFPDFPMSKDIYGVEENDHIPGKVLHKYLTDYARIHGILERTQFNSTVGQVEQTSDDGWRLIVTSPQGERQIKTKRIVVATGLTSTPNMPNFEGSESFGKPLFHAKEFCSRADEVKDVKNAIVVGGAKSAYDVAYAMVDAGAQVDLIVKPETNGPVWIAPRWVTPLKARIDKTLTVRFMTWFAPCPWGHEDGFGGIRRFLHGTAVGRMIVRSFWRSMGNDVLNQINYDNHPETKKLKPWYDVFWIGSGLSILNFNKDFFDLVRDGKIRVHIDNVKRLEPGQVLLESGKKLKADSMICSTGWKKESLVKFSNLGEHAFGLPFGPKEQAQLNSEFDARVKKQFPQLKQQPKLRSPLRPNAEPLRNYRFIVPPAFLSKRNIAFAGMISSVTTAVCASMQGVWISAYFDNNLVRESKSQEDITNEVMMHTQWGKWRYPAGYGASLPDFVFEGVPYVDMLLKDLGVKNRRKPSFYAELTSPYTPQDYNGVMDEYRKRFQAK from the exons ATGTCAGAATCATATGACTTGGTCGTCATTGGCTCTG GTTGGTTCGGTCTTGGCGCCTCCAAAGCCTACATTGAAACGCACCCTGATGAGAAGGTTGCCATCCTTGAAGCAAATGACTCCATTGGAGGAACATGGTCAGCCAACAGACTGTACCCAGGTCTCAAGTCCAACAATATGATTGGGACCTATGAGTTTCCTGACTTCCCCATGAGCAAGGATATTTACGGTGTGGAGGAGAATGATCACATTCCTGGCAAGGTTCTGCACAAGTATCTCACTGATTATGCCCGCATCCATGGTATACTTGAGAGAACCCAGTTCAACAGCACAGTCGGCCAGGTAGAGCAGACCAGCGATGATGGCTGGAGGCTTATTGTGACGAGCCCCCAAGGTGAACGCCAAATCAAAACCAAAAGAATAGTTGTCGCCACTGGCCTCACCTCTACTCCCAACATGCCCAACTTTGAAGGCAGCGAGAGCTTTGGCAAACCTCTGTTCCATGCCAAAGAGTTTTGCTCTCGAGCCGATGAAGTCAAGGACGTTAAGAATGCCATTGTGGTTGGTGGTGCCAAATCTGCCTATGATGTTGCATACGCCATGGTTGATGCTGGAGCTCAGGTCGATCTGATTGTCAAGCCGGAGACTAACGGCCCTGTGTGGATTGCGCCTCGCTGGGTGACTCCCCTAAAGGCTCGTATTGACAAAACCTTGACTGTGCGTTTCATGACATGGTTTGCTCCCTGCCCCTGGGGCCACGAGGATGGCTTTGGTGGGATCCGGCGCTTCCTTCATGGCACGGCGGTTGGACGCATGATTGTGCGCTCATTTTGGAGGTCAATGGGCAACGACGTTTTGAACCAGATCAATTACGATAACCACCCAGAgaccaagaagctgaagccgTGGTATGACGTGTTCTGGATTGGCAGTGGCCTCAGtattctcaacttcaacaaggATTTTTTTGACTTGGTCCGTGATGGAAAGATCCGTGTCCACATCGACAACGTCAAGCGTCTTGAGCCGGGCCAAGTTCTTCTAGAGTCCgggaagaagctcaaggcagaTAGCATGATATGCTCTACAGGATGGAAGAAGGAATCTCTCGTCAAGTTCTCCAATCTCGGCGAGCACGCTTTCGGACTACCGTTTGGGCCGAAGGAGCAGGCCCAGCTCAACTCTGAGTTTGATGCCCGCGTGAAGAAGCAGTTCCCGCAGCTCAAGCAACAGCCCAAGCTTCGCTCTCCTCTTCGCCCGAACGCTGAGCCTCTGCGTAACTACCGCTTTATAGTCCCTCCTGCTTTCCTTAGCAAACGTAACATTGCCTTTGCTGGCATGATCTCGTCTGTTACAACAGCGGTCTGTGCTTCGATGCAGGGAGTGTGGATCTCTGCCTATTTCGACAACAATTTGGTACGAGAAAGTAAATCCCAGGAGGATATCACAAACGAAGTCATGATGCATACTCAATGGGGTAAATGGCGCTACCCTGCTGGCTATGGAGCGAGCCTGCCTGATTTTGTCTTTGAAGGCGTTCCTTATGTTGATATGCTTCTCAAGGACCTTGGCGTCAAGAATCGTCGCAAGCCGTCCTTTTACGCTGAGCTCACGTCTCCGTACACTCCTCAAGATTACAATGGTGTCATGGACGAGTACAGGAAGCGTTTTCAGGCTAAATGA